The genomic region GCAGATATTATCAAAGGTTTTAAATTGGGAGCCGATGATTATATTACAAAACCATTCGATTCAGATTTACTGCTACTGAAAATAAAAGCCATTTTACGTAGAGAAAATAATATGAATTCCGAATCCGTTGATAGTGAGATAAATATTGGAAATTACATTTTTGATTATTCTCAGCGTACAATTAATTATAAAAATAATTTATACAAACTGTCGCCAAAAGAATCTGAGCTGCTTCATTTGCTTTGTATTCATAAAAATAGAGTACTTGATAGAAATGAGGCTTTACAAAGAATATGGAAAGAAAATAGTTATTTCACTACCAGAAGTATGGATGTTTTTATTACAAAACTCAGAAAATATCTAAAAGAAGATCAAAATATCGAAATTTGTAATATTCATG from Bacteroidota bacterium harbors:
- a CDS encoding response regulator transcription factor; this translates as MNSKKNRVFLLEDDPNFGAVMKSYLEMNSYLVYWVKDGNAALKEFKERNYDLCILDVMLPNVDGFTIASSIRKIDSKTPIIFLTAKSMKADIIKGFKLGADDYITKPFDSDLLLLKIKAILRRENNMNSESVDSEINIGNYIFDYSQRTINYKNNLYKLSPKESELLHLLCIHKNRVLDRNEALQRIWKENSYFTTRSMDVFITKLRKYLKEDQNIEICNIHGSGFILKIQN